In Alteromonas mediterranea DE, a single genomic region encodes these proteins:
- a CDS encoding DUF262 domain-containing protein, translating into MDLNGAQVRTFTRMLNNIGSDVSHSPSYMTQEEWKNQQIENHQIRVPHFQRPYKWEAENISQLIKDWRDNERKPYFSGTVVTVNAEGSSCHDLIDGQQRTTTLYLANFVFYLILKERLKIYVQKKYSNFAELCRELENAYRYVFRDSQTISESVIQKYNDLKSPDFSDERKTSIEKDIMNALYEAFGIVIKTSEDEIEIGSREFFVNKQLRLTYNRDSYNKKLSNVLSSFRVSFSKTGLKYEVAEVDFDEQEKVYIEALKTIFTEFVNDESLSKPRDEYEVIDFYKQITENIKRFICSIQVCLMQTGNPRDAYILFEVLNDRSLALEPLDLIKNDFFKTLCENPSIDTKKLDENIEDLDNQWGEIFSKNASYESDNIAYFSATYLTRQIIKSDKKEDIKDALNTFLSNSYAKNYTMPEAQSHFDIFKAVKCIIKHFDAPFRNRDSNAILKAYKPEFSAAQKAYAFLWAKKQSGVLAGFVTFILRQYFDSVKKFEENKFLEFLNKDVAKSGNDVLTKVADALWKISVSSKDYTSPKAFSDMLINSPVDTVVAFANTQRQFELPWLQDWSYDDSRTLNVKVLFAMLFTVSKNDDGSLERKAMAFNLSEDAIRKLHLDHLEPKTINKDHRESYFEHDERERIVNSLGNMLPLPSEINIEKSNRPFSIVVVEALNKAGIKDHWLGIEAIKQYEANNSNDIPTEEFFRQRRDALKNYFMNVLTLPPL; encoded by the coding sequence ATGGATTTAAACGGTGCTCAGGTAAGAACTTTCACTAGAATGCTGAACAATATTGGTAGTGACGTAAGTCATAGCCCTAGCTATATGACTCAGGAAGAGTGGAAAAATCAGCAAATCGAGAACCATCAGATTAGAGTTCCTCACTTTCAGCGTCCTTACAAGTGGGAAGCCGAGAACATTAGTCAATTAATAAAGGATTGGCGAGACAACGAGAGAAAGCCATATTTTTCAGGCACGGTTGTAACGGTAAATGCAGAAGGGAGTAGTTGTCACGACTTGATAGACGGGCAACAACGCACAACAACACTGTACTTAGCAAACTTCGTCTTTTACCTCATTCTTAAAGAGCGACTGAAAATATATGTCCAGAAAAAGTACAGCAACTTTGCCGAGCTGTGTCGAGAGCTAGAGAACGCTTATCGATATGTTTTTCGTGACAGCCAAACAATTTCAGAGAGTGTAATTCAAAAATATAATGACCTAAAAAGCCCTGATTTTAGTGATGAGCGAAAAACTTCTATCGAAAAAGATATAATGAATGCGCTTTATGAAGCATTCGGAATAGTTATTAAAACTAGTGAAGATGAAATCGAGATCGGTTCCAGAGAGTTTTTTGTCAACAAACAACTGAGACTTACTTACAACAGGGATTCATACAACAAAAAACTTAGTAACGTTTTGTCTTCTTTCAGAGTTAGTTTCTCTAAGACCGGCCTTAAGTATGAAGTGGCAGAAGTTGATTTTGATGAACAAGAAAAAGTCTATATAGAAGCACTAAAGACTATTTTTACTGAGTTCGTTAATGATGAATCACTTTCTAAGCCTAGAGATGAATACGAAGTAATTGATTTTTACAAACAAATCACAGAGAACATTAAAAGGTTTATTTGCAGTATACAAGTATGCCTAATGCAAACAGGTAACCCACGGGACGCATACATTTTGTTCGAAGTATTAAATGATCGTTCTCTCGCATTGGAACCTCTTGACCTCATAAAGAACGACTTTTTTAAGACACTTTGTGAAAACCCTTCGATAGACACAAAAAAACTAGACGAAAATATTGAAGACCTCGATAACCAATGGGGTGAAATTTTTTCTAAGAATGCCTCTTATGAGTCGGATAACATTGCTTACTTTAGCGCAACTTATCTAACTAGACAGATTATTAAAAGTGATAAGAAAGAAGATATAAAAGATGCGTTGAATACATTTTTATCAAATAGCTATGCAAAAAATTACACAATGCCAGAGGCGCAGTCTCACTTTGATATTTTTAAGGCTGTTAAATGTATTATAAAACATTTTGATGCTCCATTTCGCAATCGTGACTCAAATGCGATTCTTAAAGCTTATAAACCTGAATTCAGTGCTGCGCAAAAAGCTTATGCTTTTCTCTGGGCTAAAAAACAGAGTGGAGTTCTAGCGGGATTCGTAACTTTTATTCTTAGACAGTATTTCGACTCTGTAAAGAAGTTTGAAGAAAACAAGTTTCTCGAATTTTTAAATAAAGATGTAGCAAAGAGTGGTAATGATGTCTTAACAAAAGTTGCTGATGCTTTGTGGAAAATATCAGTTAGCTCAAAAGATTACACTTCACCCAAAGCTTTTTCTGACATGCTTATAAATTCACCTGTAGATACAGTCGTCGCTTTTGCCAACACGCAGCGGCAATTTGAGCTTCCATGGCTTCAAGATTGGTCTTACGATGACTCACGCACGTTAAATGTAAAAGTTCTGTTCGCTATGTTATTTACAGTATCAAAAAACGACGATGGCTCACTAGAAAGAAAAGCTATGGCCTTCAATTTATCTGAAGATGCTATTAGAAAACTGCATCTTGACCATCTAGAGCCTAAAACTATTAATAAAGATCATCGTGAAAGCTACTTTGAGCACGATGAGCGAGAAAGAATAGTTAATAGTTTAGGTAACATGCTGCCACTACCATCTGAAATTAATATCGAGAAAAGCAACCGACCTTTCAGTATCGTAGTGGTGGAAGCATTAAATAAAGCAGGTATAAAAGATCATTGGCTAGGTATAGAAGCGATAAAACAGTATGAAGCAAATAACTCAAACGATATTCCAACTGAGGAGTTTTTCCGACAAAGACGAGATGCGCTCAAAAACTATTTTATGAATGTTCTAACCCTGCCGCCGCTCTAG
- a CDS encoding HlyD family secretion protein, whose translation MKKTPFILSIMFVVFLIVVFSTVFSGPENVDVVSGNGRIEATEIGISAKVAGRVEEIYVSEGDRVTAGDVVAKLDTTTINSQLQQAKAQHQQAKSAVEAANMAVAQRQSEKSALEAALLQTKAELKAAEAHAARTNELAKTGAVSKQLAEDNLTNVESAKAAVNAAKARLTAADATIEASRAQYYSAQAAVSAANATIAQIQSEINDMVLKAPRNGRIQYRVVEPGEVVSAGGRVLSLVDLTNVYMTFFLPASQVGKLTMGGEALIVLDAAPDIAIPATISYVADVAQFTPKSVETQSEREKLMFRVKAQIPENLLKQHIEKVKTGLPGEVWVKLNDTAEWPSDLPELVD comes from the coding sequence GTGAAAAAAACGCCGTTTATTCTATCCATTATGTTCGTTGTGTTTTTAATTGTGGTTTTTAGTACTGTTTTCAGTGGCCCTGAAAATGTCGATGTGGTGTCAGGGAATGGCCGCATTGAAGCTACTGAAATTGGCATTTCTGCAAAAGTAGCAGGGCGTGTAGAAGAAATTTATGTCAGCGAAGGAGACAGAGTAACGGCGGGCGATGTGGTCGCCAAACTTGATACCACCACCATTAATAGCCAGCTTCAGCAGGCCAAGGCACAGCACCAGCAAGCCAAAAGTGCGGTAGAAGCTGCAAATATGGCTGTTGCACAGCGCCAAAGTGAAAAGTCAGCGCTTGAAGCCGCGCTGCTGCAAACTAAAGCCGAGCTAAAAGCAGCTGAAGCTCATGCTGCCCGTACTAATGAATTGGCAAAAACAGGCGCTGTGTCTAAACAATTGGCAGAAGATAACCTTACCAATGTTGAAAGCGCAAAGGCGGCGGTAAATGCAGCTAAGGCTCGTTTGACAGCGGCTGACGCCACCATTGAAGCTTCGCGCGCGCAATACTACTCGGCACAAGCAGCGGTCAGCGCTGCCAATGCCACTATTGCGCAAATCCAATCTGAAATTAACGATATGGTGTTAAAAGCACCACGTAATGGGCGTATTCAATACCGCGTAGTGGAGCCTGGCGAAGTTGTTAGTGCAGGTGGGCGTGTACTTAGTTTGGTCGACCTAACAAACGTATACATGACATTCTTTTTGCCTGCTTCGCAGGTGGGCAAGCTTACTATGGGCGGTGAAGCACTTATTGTGCTAGATGCCGCGCCCGACATCGCTATTCCGGCCACCATTTCTTACGTTGCCGACGTAGCGCAATTTACTCCTAAGTCGGTTGAAACCCAAAGTGAGCGAGAAAAACTTATGTTTAGGGTTAAAGCGCAAATTCCTGAAAACTTATTAAAGCAGCACATTGAAAAAGTGAAAACAGGGTTGCCGGGTGAAGTATGGGTAAAGCTAAACGATACCGCTGAATGGCCTAGCGACCTACCTGAGCTTGTCGACTAA
- a CDS encoding class I SAM-dependent methyltransferase, with the protein MTKTIEHYSKKAQHYYDLYNSVDAESVHSDWKAFLQKSKAGTALDVGAGSGRDANWLAEQGWKVVAVEPADNLRTLAQSNAHNSVTWCNASLPALTALPQKPNTYDLILLSAVWMHLPKYERPPTLKRLAELLSENGTMYISLRFGPNDEARPMHPVSYEELATLAESNGLKARNLNTVPGKDGLQRDDVKWVTVEVVKATN; encoded by the coding sequence GTGACAAAAACAATTGAACACTACAGCAAAAAAGCGCAGCACTATTACGATTTGTATAATTCGGTAGACGCCGAAAGTGTGCACAGCGATTGGAAAGCGTTTCTACAAAAATCAAAAGCAGGCACCGCACTAGATGTAGGCGCAGGAAGTGGCCGCGACGCCAACTGGTTAGCCGAACAAGGCTGGAAAGTAGTAGCTGTAGAGCCCGCTGATAACTTACGAACCTTAGCGCAATCCAATGCCCATAACAGTGTTACATGGTGTAACGCCAGCCTACCCGCGCTTACCGCCCTACCCCAAAAACCAAACACATACGACCTAATACTGCTTTCAGCGGTATGGATGCACTTGCCTAAATATGAAAGGCCACCCACGTTAAAAAGGTTAGCAGAATTGCTTTCAGAAAATGGAACCATGTATATAAGCCTTCGGTTCGGCCCAAATGATGAAGCAAGGCCCATGCACCCCGTTAGTTATGAAGAGTTAGCGACCTTAGCGGAAAGTAACGGCCTAAAGGCTCGCAACTTAAACACTGTTCCTGGTAAGGACGGGTTGCAGCGTGATGATGTGAAGTGGGTTACGGTAGAAGTGGTGAAGGCTACTAATTAA
- a CDS encoding ABC transporter permease, giving the protein MDIKNVGQLGVKELWSLWRDPAMLILIVYVFTVNIYTAATAVPESLHNAPIAFVDYDNSQMSKRVIDAFYPPYFLAPDIIESNEADTYLDTGKYTFVVTIPPEFEKDIMAGLQPDVQVNVDATRISQAFTGNGYITEIITSEVNTYLQGYKSDIDYPVELIMRARFNPALEGFWFGSVMELINAVTMIAIILSGAALIREKERGTIEHLLAMPVSDSEIMLSKILASGVVVWVTTLFSVYFIIQWVLAVPINGEIWLFMVAVALQLFAVSSMGIFMATIARSMPQFGLLLILVLLPLQLLSGGVTPRESMPEFIQNTMLLMPNTHFVMVSQGVLYRGAELSVVYPQLIALFAIGCIFYFIALKRFKSTIGSMA; this is encoded by the coding sequence GTGGATATTAAAAATGTAGGCCAGCTAGGTGTAAAAGAACTTTGGAGCTTATGGCGCGACCCAGCCATGCTTATTCTTATTGTGTATGTGTTTACGGTAAACATCTACACGGCGGCCACTGCGGTGCCTGAATCTTTGCACAACGCGCCCATTGCCTTTGTCGATTACGACAATTCGCAGATGTCTAAGCGGGTAATAGATGCCTTTTATCCTCCTTATTTTTTAGCGCCAGATATTATTGAAAGTAATGAGGCCGACACGTATTTAGACACGGGCAAGTATACCTTTGTTGTGACCATTCCCCCTGAATTTGAAAAAGATATTATGGCTGGGCTACAGCCCGATGTTCAGGTCAATGTTGATGCAACACGTATTAGCCAGGCGTTTACTGGTAATGGTTACATCACAGAAATAATCACCAGTGAAGTAAACACTTATTTACAGGGTTATAAATCCGACATTGATTACCCTGTCGAGTTGATCATGCGAGCCCGATTTAATCCAGCGCTAGAAGGTTTTTGGTTTGGCTCTGTGATGGAGCTCATTAATGCGGTAACAATGATCGCCATAATTCTGTCTGGGGCTGCGCTTATTAGAGAAAAAGAGCGTGGCACTATAGAGCACCTGCTGGCTATGCCAGTTTCAGACAGTGAAATTATGCTGTCTAAAATATTAGCCTCGGGAGTAGTGGTTTGGGTTACTACTTTGTTTTCTGTTTATTTTATTATTCAGTGGGTACTCGCCGTCCCCATTAACGGCGAAATATGGCTTTTCATGGTGGCTGTTGCTCTACAATTATTCGCCGTTTCGAGTATGGGGATTTTCATGGCTACCATTGCGCGATCTATGCCACAGTTCGGATTGTTACTTATTTTAGTTTTACTGCCCCTACAGTTGCTATCTGGTGGGGTAACACCAAGAGAAAGCATGCCCGAGTTTATCCAAAACACCATGCTACTTATGCCAAACACGCACTTTGTGATGGTATCGCAAGGGGTACTGTATCGCGGTGCCGAGCTAAGTGTGGTGTACCCTCAACTTATTGCGCTATTTGCTATTGGGTGCATTTTTTACTTTATCGCTTTAAAGCGTTTTAAAAGCACCATTGGCAGCATGGCGTAG